A stretch of the Xiphias gladius isolate SHS-SW01 ecotype Sanya breed wild chromosome 21, ASM1685928v1, whole genome shotgun sequence genome encodes the following:
- the mcm2 gene encoding DNA replication licensing factor MCM2 isoform X2: MATSPSRASRRGDLTSSPGRDLPPFEDESEGLLGEGPLPGEEEEDGDGEDLIGDGMEGDYRAIPALDEYEAEGLDLDGEDLSELSPGARAAAEEAMRRRDRQEGVSGRLRRGLLYDSEDEDDERPAARRRRLAERAAEGVDGEEEEMIESIENLEDMKGHTVREWVSMAAPRLEIYNRFKNFLRTHVDENGHNVFKEKISDMCKENKESLVVNYEDLAAREHVLAYFLPEAPTEMLKVFDEAAKEVVLAMYPKYDRIAHEIHVRICNLPLVEEIRSLRQLHLNQLIRTSGVVSSCTGVLPQLGMVKYNCNKCNFVLGPFFQSQNQEVKPGSCPECQSQGPFEINMEETVYQNYQRITIQESPGKVAAGRLPRSKDAILLADLVDSCKPGDEIELTGIYHNNYDGSLNMANGFPVFATVILANHITRRDEGVAVAELTDEDIKAIVALSKDECIGERIFASMAPSIYGHEDIKRALALALFGGEAKNPGGKHKVRGDINVLLCGDPGTAKSQFLKYVEKVASRAVFTTGQGASAVGLTAYVQRHPVSREWTLEAGALVLADRGVCLIDEFDKMNDADRTSIHEAMEQQSISISKAGIVTSLQARCTVIAASNPIGGRYDPSLTFAENVDLTEPIVSRFDVLCVVRDTVDPVQDEMLARFVVGSHIKHHPSHKEGGVALEEVVLPNSSDVPPIPQELLRKYVIYSKERVHPKLNQMDQDKVARIYSDLRKESMATGSIPITVRHIESMIRMAEAHAKMHLRDYVLEDDVNMAIRVMLESFIDTQKFSVMRSMRKTFARYLAFRRDNNELLLFILKQLVAEQVTYQRNRYGVQNDTIEIPEKDLQDKARQINIHSLTAFYDSDAFRSNKFSHDGKKKLILQQF; this comes from the exons ATGGCCACCAGCCCCAGCCGAGCCTCCAGGAGAGGAGACCTGACGTCCAGCCCCGGACGAGACCTGCCGCCCTTCGAGGATGAGTCAGAGGGGCTGCTGGGCGAGGGACCCCTGCccggagaggaggaggaggacggagaCGGGGAGGACCTGATCGGGGACGGGATGGAGGG GGATTACCGTGCCATCCCGGCGCTGGATGAGTACGAGGCAGAGGGCTTGGACCTGGATGGCGAGGATCTGTCGGAGCTGTCGCCCGGAGCCCGGGCCGCCGCCGAAGAGGCCATGAGGAGGCGGGACAGGCAGGAGGGGGTCAGCGGGCGGCTGAGAAGAGGACTGCTCTACG ACAGCGAAGATGAGGATGACGAGCGCCCGGCGGCTCGGCGAAGGCGACTGGCTGAGCGGGCAGCGGAGGGCGTcgatggagaggaggaggaaatgatAGAGAGCATCGAGAACCTGGAGGACATGAAG GGCCACACTGTGAGGGAGTGGGTGTCCATGGCGGCTCCCAGGCTGGAAATCTACAACCGCTTCAAGAACTTCCTGCGGACCCACGTGGACGAAAACGGCCACAACGTCTTCAAGGAGAAGATCAGCGACATGTGCAAAG AGAATAAAGAGAGTCTGGTTGTAAACTATGAAGACCTGGCAGCCAGAGAGCACGTGTTGGCCTATTTCCTGCCAGAGGCTCCGACCGAGATGTTGAAG GTTTTTGATGAAGCCGCTAAAGAAGTGGTGCTGGCCATGTACCCGAAATACGACCGCATCGCCCACGAGATCCACGTCCGCATCTGCAACCTGCCGCTGGTCGAGGAGATCCGCTCCCTCAG gCAGCTCCACCTGAACCAGCTGATCCGGACCAGCGGCGTGGTGAGCAGCTGCACCGGCGTCCTCCCTCAGCTCGGCATGGTCAAGTACAACTGTAACAAGTGTAACTTCGTGCTGGGGCCCTTCTTCCAGTCCCAGAACCAGGAGGTGAAGCCGGGCTCCTGTCCCGAGTGTCAGTCCCAGGGGCCCTTCGAGATCAACatggaggag ACGGTCTACCAGAACTACCAGAGAATCACCATCCAGGAAAGCCCTGGCAAGGTGGCCGCCGGCCGCCTCCCGCGCTCTAAGGACGCCATCCTGCTGGCCGACCTGGTGGACAGCTGCAAGCCCGGAGACGAGATC GAGCTGACAGGCATCTACCACAACAACTACGACGGCTCTCTGAACATGGCTAACGGCTTCCCGGTCTTCGCCACGGTGATCCTGGCCAACCACATCACCCGCCGGGACGAGGGCGTCGCCGTGGCCGAGCTGACGGACGAAGACATCAAGGCCATCGTCGCCCTGTCCAAGGACGAATGCATCggagagagg ATCTTTGCCAGCATGGCTCCGTCCATCTACGGTCACGAGGACATCAAGCGAGCCCTGGCCCTGGCCCTGTTTGGAGGAGAGGCCAAAAATCCAG gtGGTAAACATAAGGTGCGTGGAGACATCAATGTGCTTCTGTGTGGAGACCCGGGAACAGCCAAGTCCCAGTTCCTCAA ATACGTGGAGAAGGTGGCGAGTCGCGCGGTGTTCACCACAGGTCAGGGGGCCTCTGCCGTCGGTTTGACCGCCTACGTCCAGCGACACCCGGTCAGCCGCGAGTGGACGCTGGAGGCCGGCGCGCTGGTGCTGGCCGACCGCGGGGTCTGTCTGATCGATGAGTTCGATAAG ATGAACGATGCAGACAGGACGAGTATCCACGAGGCCATGGAGCAGCAGAGCATCTCCATCTCCAAGGCCGGCATCGTCACCTCGCTGCAGGCCAGGTGCACCGTCATCGCTGCCTCTAACCCCATCG GCGGCAGGTACGACCCCTCCCTGACCTTCGCCGAGAACGTGGACCTGACGGAGCCCATCGTGTCGCGTTTTGACGTGTTGTGCGTCGTCCGAGACACTGTCGACCCCGTGCAG GATGAGATGTTGGCGCGCTTCGTGGTCGGCTCCCACATCAAGCATCACCCCAGCCACAAGGAAGGGGGCGTGGCCTTGGAGGAGGTGGTCCTTCCCAACTCGTCCGACGTGCCGCCGATTCCCCAGGAGCTCCTGAGGAAGTACGTCATCTACTCCAAGGAGCGG GTTCATCCCAAACTGAACCAGATGGACCAGGACAAGGTGGCTCGCATCTACAGTGACCTCCGCAAAGAGTCAATG GCCACAGGAAGCATCCCCATCACAGTTCGTCACATCGAGTCCATGATCCGCATGGCCGAGGCCCACGCCAAGATGCACCTGAGGGACTACGTGCTGGAGGACGACGTCAACATGGCCATCAGGGTCATGCTGGAGAGCTTCATCGACACGCAGAAGTTCAGCGTCATGAGGAGCATGCGGAAG aCGTTCGCCCGTTACCTCGCCTTCCGCAGAGACAACAACGAGCTGCTGCTCTTCATCCTCAAACAGCTGGTGGCCGAGCAGGTCACCTACCAGAGGAACCGATACGGAGTCCAGAACGACACCATCGAGATACCGGAGAAAGACCTGCAGGATAAG GCGAGACAGATCAACATCCACAGCCTGACGGCCTTCTACGACAGCGACGCTTTCCGCTCCAACAAGTTCAGCCACGACGGCAAGAAGAAGCTGATCCTGCAGCAGTTCTAA
- the mcm2 gene encoding DNA replication licensing factor MCM2 isoform X1 produces MADSSESFHMATSPSRASRRGDLTSSPGRDLPPFEDESEGLLGEGPLPGEEEEDGDGEDLIGDGMEGDYRAIPALDEYEAEGLDLDGEDLSELSPGARAAAEEAMRRRDRQEGVSGRLRRGLLYDSEDEDDERPAARRRRLAERAAEGVDGEEEEMIESIENLEDMKGHTVREWVSMAAPRLEIYNRFKNFLRTHVDENGHNVFKEKISDMCKENKESLVVNYEDLAAREHVLAYFLPEAPTEMLKVFDEAAKEVVLAMYPKYDRIAHEIHVRICNLPLVEEIRSLRQLHLNQLIRTSGVVSSCTGVLPQLGMVKYNCNKCNFVLGPFFQSQNQEVKPGSCPECQSQGPFEINMEETVYQNYQRITIQESPGKVAAGRLPRSKDAILLADLVDSCKPGDEIELTGIYHNNYDGSLNMANGFPVFATVILANHITRRDEGVAVAELTDEDIKAIVALSKDECIGERIFASMAPSIYGHEDIKRALALALFGGEAKNPGGKHKVRGDINVLLCGDPGTAKSQFLKYVEKVASRAVFTTGQGASAVGLTAYVQRHPVSREWTLEAGALVLADRGVCLIDEFDKMNDADRTSIHEAMEQQSISISKAGIVTSLQARCTVIAASNPIGGRYDPSLTFAENVDLTEPIVSRFDVLCVVRDTVDPVQDEMLARFVVGSHIKHHPSHKEGGVALEEVVLPNSSDVPPIPQELLRKYVIYSKERVHPKLNQMDQDKVARIYSDLRKESMATGSIPITVRHIESMIRMAEAHAKMHLRDYVLEDDVNMAIRVMLESFIDTQKFSVMRSMRKTFARYLAFRRDNNELLLFILKQLVAEQVTYQRNRYGVQNDTIEIPEKDLQDKARQINIHSLTAFYDSDAFRSNKFSHDGKKKLILQQF; encoded by the exons ATGGCG GATTCCTCCGAGTCGTTCCACATGGCCACCAGCCCCAGCCGAGCCTCCAGGAGAGGAGACCTGACGTCCAGCCCCGGACGAGACCTGCCGCCCTTCGAGGATGAGTCAGAGGGGCTGCTGGGCGAGGGACCCCTGCccggagaggaggaggaggacggagaCGGGGAGGACCTGATCGGGGACGGGATGGAGGG GGATTACCGTGCCATCCCGGCGCTGGATGAGTACGAGGCAGAGGGCTTGGACCTGGATGGCGAGGATCTGTCGGAGCTGTCGCCCGGAGCCCGGGCCGCCGCCGAAGAGGCCATGAGGAGGCGGGACAGGCAGGAGGGGGTCAGCGGGCGGCTGAGAAGAGGACTGCTCTACG ACAGCGAAGATGAGGATGACGAGCGCCCGGCGGCTCGGCGAAGGCGACTGGCTGAGCGGGCAGCGGAGGGCGTcgatggagaggaggaggaaatgatAGAGAGCATCGAGAACCTGGAGGACATGAAG GGCCACACTGTGAGGGAGTGGGTGTCCATGGCGGCTCCCAGGCTGGAAATCTACAACCGCTTCAAGAACTTCCTGCGGACCCACGTGGACGAAAACGGCCACAACGTCTTCAAGGAGAAGATCAGCGACATGTGCAAAG AGAATAAAGAGAGTCTGGTTGTAAACTATGAAGACCTGGCAGCCAGAGAGCACGTGTTGGCCTATTTCCTGCCAGAGGCTCCGACCGAGATGTTGAAG GTTTTTGATGAAGCCGCTAAAGAAGTGGTGCTGGCCATGTACCCGAAATACGACCGCATCGCCCACGAGATCCACGTCCGCATCTGCAACCTGCCGCTGGTCGAGGAGATCCGCTCCCTCAG gCAGCTCCACCTGAACCAGCTGATCCGGACCAGCGGCGTGGTGAGCAGCTGCACCGGCGTCCTCCCTCAGCTCGGCATGGTCAAGTACAACTGTAACAAGTGTAACTTCGTGCTGGGGCCCTTCTTCCAGTCCCAGAACCAGGAGGTGAAGCCGGGCTCCTGTCCCGAGTGTCAGTCCCAGGGGCCCTTCGAGATCAACatggaggag ACGGTCTACCAGAACTACCAGAGAATCACCATCCAGGAAAGCCCTGGCAAGGTGGCCGCCGGCCGCCTCCCGCGCTCTAAGGACGCCATCCTGCTGGCCGACCTGGTGGACAGCTGCAAGCCCGGAGACGAGATC GAGCTGACAGGCATCTACCACAACAACTACGACGGCTCTCTGAACATGGCTAACGGCTTCCCGGTCTTCGCCACGGTGATCCTGGCCAACCACATCACCCGCCGGGACGAGGGCGTCGCCGTGGCCGAGCTGACGGACGAAGACATCAAGGCCATCGTCGCCCTGTCCAAGGACGAATGCATCggagagagg ATCTTTGCCAGCATGGCTCCGTCCATCTACGGTCACGAGGACATCAAGCGAGCCCTGGCCCTGGCCCTGTTTGGAGGAGAGGCCAAAAATCCAG gtGGTAAACATAAGGTGCGTGGAGACATCAATGTGCTTCTGTGTGGAGACCCGGGAACAGCCAAGTCCCAGTTCCTCAA ATACGTGGAGAAGGTGGCGAGTCGCGCGGTGTTCACCACAGGTCAGGGGGCCTCTGCCGTCGGTTTGACCGCCTACGTCCAGCGACACCCGGTCAGCCGCGAGTGGACGCTGGAGGCCGGCGCGCTGGTGCTGGCCGACCGCGGGGTCTGTCTGATCGATGAGTTCGATAAG ATGAACGATGCAGACAGGACGAGTATCCACGAGGCCATGGAGCAGCAGAGCATCTCCATCTCCAAGGCCGGCATCGTCACCTCGCTGCAGGCCAGGTGCACCGTCATCGCTGCCTCTAACCCCATCG GCGGCAGGTACGACCCCTCCCTGACCTTCGCCGAGAACGTGGACCTGACGGAGCCCATCGTGTCGCGTTTTGACGTGTTGTGCGTCGTCCGAGACACTGTCGACCCCGTGCAG GATGAGATGTTGGCGCGCTTCGTGGTCGGCTCCCACATCAAGCATCACCCCAGCCACAAGGAAGGGGGCGTGGCCTTGGAGGAGGTGGTCCTTCCCAACTCGTCCGACGTGCCGCCGATTCCCCAGGAGCTCCTGAGGAAGTACGTCATCTACTCCAAGGAGCGG GTTCATCCCAAACTGAACCAGATGGACCAGGACAAGGTGGCTCGCATCTACAGTGACCTCCGCAAAGAGTCAATG GCCACAGGAAGCATCCCCATCACAGTTCGTCACATCGAGTCCATGATCCGCATGGCCGAGGCCCACGCCAAGATGCACCTGAGGGACTACGTGCTGGAGGACGACGTCAACATGGCCATCAGGGTCATGCTGGAGAGCTTCATCGACACGCAGAAGTTCAGCGTCATGAGGAGCATGCGGAAG aCGTTCGCCCGTTACCTCGCCTTCCGCAGAGACAACAACGAGCTGCTGCTCTTCATCCTCAAACAGCTGGTGGCCGAGCAGGTCACCTACCAGAGGAACCGATACGGAGTCCAGAACGACACCATCGAGATACCGGAGAAAGACCTGCAGGATAAG GCGAGACAGATCAACATCCACAGCCTGACGGCCTTCTACGACAGCGACGCTTTCCGCTCCAACAAGTTCAGCCACGACGGCAAGAAGAAGCTGATCCTGCAGCAGTTCTAA
- the LOC120783220 gene encoding tumor necrosis factor ligand superfamily member 6-like, whose translation MDSHVAYSQIPQGPDQVRPSPRVSQKLLFMLAGSVLCSMAVQAYFIGRLYRRVAAVSASTSNNTPGHDGPRPVPPSRSLAHLTDGSDAVHENQIMHWSVNNDTLLRDMDYRHGRLEVRNEGNYYVYSKVSFASSGAFHHRVVLTAPYYVADITLMQSSGSSGGDPSNSHLGGVFHFCQGCAIFVKVSNTSEILQGRTHNFFGAFMV comes from the exons ATGGACAGCCACGTGGCCTACTCCCAAATCCCCCAGGGTCCAGACCAGGTCCGGCCGAGTCCCAGAGTGTCGCAGAAGCTGCTGTTCATGCTGGCGGGCTCGGTCCTGTGCAGCATGGCCGTACAGGCCTATTTCATCGGCCGCCTCTACCGTCGAGTGGCA GCGGTTTCAGCGTCGACTTCTAACAACACACCAG GACACGATGGACCCAGGCCCGTCCCGCCTTCAAGATCCCTGGCACATCTGACAG ATGGATCGGACGCAGTTCATGAAAACCAGATAATGCACTGGAGCGTGAATAACGACACCCTTCTTCGTGACATGGACTATAGACACGGGAGGCTCGAGGTCCGGAACGAGGGAAATTACTACGTTTATTCCAAAGTTTCCTTCGCAAGCAGCGGGGCGTTTCACCACCGTGTCGTGCTCACCGCTCCTTATTACGTAGCTGACATCACCCTCATGCAGTCATCGGGTTCAAGCGGAGGGGATCCGTCGAACAGTCACCTGGGTGGAGTGTTCCACTTCTGCCAAGGCTGTGCCATTTTTGTGAAAGTGAGCAACACCTCGGAAATTTTGCAGGGCCGTACCCATAACTTCTTCGGTGCGTTCATGGTCTAA